One region of Limnospira fusiformis SAG 85.79 genomic DNA includes:
- a CDS encoding adenylate/guanylate cyclase domain-containing protein, which yields MKIKLKQILRFPDIASIIDEMIKLNNGSISIFDHEGNCLLGNLQPLPTETYPILLHNQSIGWVEGDRQAATVASLLTYLVNREWERKTLAHETLERYKEINLLYRISEKLSAVLDNKSLALLILEEAMQAIRATGGFVMTCNQDNPPNQQCQMIVVSGESSQLSYPLAEKIADAIFDFTQPEIINNIAYDFRFAFMASQISALLFSPLKHQNRILGFIVLFSTQSVSYNASDLKLLTAIASQAANAIENIRFHEYRLQEERIKSNLERYMSPQLVEAVINSKDENLLKNCRKNLVILFADIRDFTTKCEELPPEKIVEYLNIYFEEMVNVIFEHGGTVNKFVGDMMVCMFGAPASLTNCEQRAIEAAIGMQNRLQEISNHWIRDNFHTGIGISSGEVVVGNIGSPHHVDYTAIGDEVNVASRLQSLAKGRQILVGRSIYDATQNDFSFKEVGIVKLKGKKNKIEVFEVLY from the coding sequence ATGAAGATTAAACTTAAACAAATTTTACGTTTTCCTGATATTGCCTCAATTATCGATGAAATGATTAAGTTGAATAATGGCTCGATTTCTATTTTTGACCATGAGGGTAATTGTCTATTGGGGAACCTTCAACCACTCCCTACAGAAACTTATCCGATTTTACTTCATAATCAATCTATTGGTTGGGTGGAAGGCGATCGACAAGCCGCCACAGTCGCTTCCCTCCTCACTTATTTAGTTAATCGAGAATGGGAACGGAAAACTTTGGCTCATGAAACCTTGGAAAGGTACAAGGAAATTAATCTGCTTTACCGAATTTCGGAAAAATTGAGTGCCGTTTTGGATAATAAATCTTTGGCTTTACTGATTTTAGAAGAAGCTATGCAAGCCATTCGAGCTACTGGCGGTTTTGTGATGACTTGTAATCAGGACAATCCACCAAATCAACAGTGTCAAATGATTGTAGTATCTGGTGAATCTTCTCAACTGAGTTATCCCTTGGCTGAGAAAATTGCCGATGCTATTTTTGATTTTACTCAGCCGGAAATTATTAATAATATTGCTTATGATTTTCGCTTTGCTTTCATGGCTTCCCAAATATCGGCTCTGTTATTTTCGCCTCTCAAACATCAAAACCGGATTTTGGGGTTTATTGTTTTATTCAGCACTCAATCTGTCTCCTATAATGCTAGTGACTTAAAGCTATTGACAGCGATCGCATCTCAGGCGGCTAATGCTATTGAAAATATCCGATTTCATGAATATCGATTGCAGGAAGAACGGATTAAAAGCAACTTGGAAAGATATATGTCACCTCAGTTAGTCGAGGCTGTCATTAACTCCAAAGATGAAAATTTGCTGAAAAACTGCCGCAAAAATTTAGTGATTTTATTTGCTGATATCCGCGATTTTACCACTAAGTGCGAAGAATTGCCACCGGAAAAAATTGTCGAATATTTGAATATTTATTTTGAAGAGATGGTTAATGTCATTTTTGAACATGGGGGGACTGTCAATAAGTTTGTCGGAGATATGATGGTTTGTATGTTTGGCGCTCCCGCTAGTCTGACTAATTGTGAACAACGAGCCATAGAAGCCGCCATTGGAATGCAAAATCGCTTACAAGAAATCTCTAATCATTGGATTCGAGACAATTTTCATACCGGAATTGGTATTAGTTCCGGCGAGGTGGTGGTTGGGAATATTGGCTCACCCCATCACGTTGATTATACTGCGATCGGAGATGAGGTTAATGTGGCCTCTCGATTACAATCTTTGGCCAAGGGTAGACAAATACTGGTAGGACGTAGTATATATGATGCAACACAAAATGATTTCTCTTTTAAAGAGGTGGGTATTGTTAAGCTCAAAGGTAAAAAAAATAAGATAGAAGTCTTTGAAGTGTTATATTGA